A genomic segment from Paramixta manurensis encodes:
- the ampE gene encoding beta-lactamase regulator AmpE: protein MTLFSLLLVLGWERLFKMGEHWQLDHRLAPLFQRRHRFSLFRTLLMTLVAMAIVLVVILSLRGLFFGVVQLLFWILVGLLCIGAGSVRLHYHAYLKAASHQDDHAREAMAEELTLIHGMPVDCDEREYLRELQNALVWINFRFYLAPLFWFVVGGPYGPVLLVGYAFLRAWQSWLARHHTPLERSQSGIDAVLHLVDWVPVRLAGVAYALLGHGERALPAWFASLGDRHSSQYQVLTGLAQYSLAREPHLDKVETPRVAVTLVKRVSLVLVVVVALLTIYGTLV, encoded by the coding sequence ATGACGCTATTTAGTCTGTTATTGGTTTTAGGTTGGGAACGCCTGTTTAAAATGGGTGAACACTGGCAGCTTGACCATCGTCTGGCGCCGCTATTCCAACGGCGTCATCGTTTTTCTCTGTTTCGGACTCTGTTGATGACGCTGGTCGCGATGGCGATAGTGCTGGTGGTGATTTTGTCGCTGCGTGGGCTGTTTTTCGGCGTGGTGCAATTGCTGTTTTGGATTCTGGTCGGATTGTTATGCATTGGTGCGGGATCGGTCCGGCTGCATTATCACGCGTATTTAAAAGCAGCCAGCCATCAGGATGACCATGCGCGTGAGGCGATGGCGGAAGAGCTGACGTTAATCCACGGCATGCCGGTTGATTGCGATGAACGCGAATACCTGCGTGAACTTCAGAACGCACTGGTATGGATTAACTTCCGCTTCTACCTTGCGCCGTTGTTTTGGTTTGTCGTCGGTGGCCCCTACGGACCGGTATTGTTGGTCGGCTATGCTTTTCTCCGCGCCTGGCAGAGCTGGCTGGCGCGCCATCACACCCCGTTGGAGCGTTCACAGTCCGGCATTGATGCGGTTTTACATCTTGTGGACTGGGTCCCGGTTCGTTTAGCGGGCGTGGCGTACGCATTGTTGGGGCACGGCGAACGCGCGCTTCCGGCATGGTTCGCTTCACTTGGCGATCGCCATAGCTCGCAATACCAAGTCCTGACCGGCTTAGCGCAGTACTCGCTAGCGCGCGAGCCACATCTTGATAAGGTCGAAACGCCGCGCGTGGCGGTAACATTGGTGAAGAGAGTCTCGTTGGTATTAGTGGTGGTGGTGGCGCTATTAACGATTTACGGCACGCTGGTTTAG
- the aroP gene encoding aromatic amino acid transporter AroP: protein MEQQQGETLKRGLKNRHIQLIALGGAVGTGLFLGIAQTIKMAGPSVLLGYAIGGFIAFMIMRQLGEMVVEEPVAGSFSHFAYKYWGNFAGFASGWNYWVLYVLVAMAELSAVGIYVQYWWPEIPTWVSAAAFFLLINAINLSNVKVYGEMEFWFAIIKVVAVIGMIIFGGWLLFSGHGGPEASVSNIWAKGGFFPNGVNGLVMAMAVLMFSFGGLELVGITAAEADEPEKSIPKATNQVLYRILIFYIGSLAVLLSLYPWTKVVEGGSPFVMIFHELGDSLVANALNVVILTAALSVYNSCVYCNSRMLYGLAQQGNGPKALLKVDKRGVPYVAIGVSAIATAICVLINYLMPGEALGLLMALVVSALVINWAMISLAHLKFRKKKNQQGVTTRFKALFYPAGNWICLVFLAAILVIMLMTPGMAISVWLIPVWLVILAIGYMIKNRAQKAS, encoded by the coding sequence ATGGAACAACAGCAAGGCGAGACGCTGAAACGGGGCTTAAAGAACCGTCATATTCAGTTGATCGCGTTGGGTGGTGCCGTGGGGACGGGCCTTTTTCTGGGGATCGCACAGACGATCAAAATGGCCGGCCCTTCCGTACTGCTTGGCTACGCCATTGGCGGATTTATTGCCTTTATGATTATGCGTCAGTTAGGCGAAATGGTGGTGGAAGAGCCAGTTGCGGGGTCCTTTAGCCACTTCGCTTATAAATACTGGGGTAACTTTGCCGGTTTCGCGTCGGGCTGGAACTATTGGGTGCTGTATGTGCTGGTCGCCATGGCGGAGCTCTCGGCGGTAGGGATTTATGTACAGTACTGGTGGCCGGAAATTCCTACCTGGGTATCCGCGGCGGCATTCTTCTTATTGATCAATGCTATCAACCTCTCCAACGTCAAAGTGTATGGCGAAATGGAGTTCTGGTTTGCCATTATTAAAGTGGTGGCGGTCATCGGCATGATTATCTTCGGCGGCTGGCTGCTGTTTAGCGGGCACGGCGGGCCAGAAGCCAGCGTGAGCAATATTTGGGCTAAGGGCGGCTTTTTCCCGAACGGCGTCAATGGCCTGGTGATGGCGATGGCAGTGTTGATGTTCTCGTTTGGCGGGCTGGAGCTGGTGGGTATCACCGCGGCGGAAGCGGATGAACCGGAAAAAAGTATTCCGAAAGCGACCAATCAAGTGCTTTACCGCATCCTGATTTTTTACATTGGTTCGCTGGCAGTGCTGCTGTCGCTTTATCCATGGACCAAAGTCGTTGAAGGCGGTAGCCCTTTTGTGATGATTTTCCATGAATTGGGCGATAGTTTGGTGGCAAATGCCCTGAACGTTGTCATCCTGACGGCGGCGCTGTCGGTTTACAATAGCTGCGTTTACTGTAACAGCCGTATGCTGTACGGCCTGGCGCAACAAGGGAACGGCCCGAAAGCGTTGCTGAAGGTGGACAAACGCGGCGTACCTTATGTTGCGATTGGCGTCTCTGCAATCGCCACCGCTATCTGCGTACTGATTAACTACCTGATGCCGGGCGAGGCACTGGGCCTGTTGATGGCGCTGGTGGTTTCGGCGCTGGTTATCAACTGGGCGATGATTAGCCTTGCTCACTTGAAATTCCGCAAAAAGAAAAATCAGCAGGGCGTGACCACGCGTTTTAAAGCGCTGTTCTACCCAGCGGGTAACTGGATTTGCCTGGTCTTTCTGGCGGCTATTCTGGTGATCATGCTGATGACGCCGGGGATGGCGATTTCGGTGTGGTTAATTCCGGTTTGGCTGGTCATCTTAGCCATTGGCTATATGATAAAAAATAGAGCGCAAAAAGCGTCATAG
- the pdhR gene encoding pyruvate dehydrogenase complex transcriptional repressor PdhR — protein sequence MAYSKIRQPKLSDAIEQQLESLIMEGTLRPGEKLLPERELAKQFDVSRPSLREAIQRLEAKGLLLRRQGGGTFVQTSLWQSLSDPLVALLADHPESQFDLLETRHALEGIAAYYAALRGTEEDIQRIRDCHTAIQQAQDSGDLDAEADAVMQYQIAVTEAAHNVVLLHLLRCMGPMLEQNVRQNFELLYSRREMLAIVSGHRASIFEAIVAREPEKAREASHRHLAFIEEILLDRSREQSRRERSLRRLQQRKE from the coding sequence ATGGCCTACAGTAAAATCCGCCAACCAAAACTTTCCGACGCGATCGAGCAGCAGCTTGAGTCGCTGATTATGGAAGGCACTCTGCGGCCAGGTGAGAAGCTGCTTCCTGAGCGCGAGCTCGCTAAACAGTTTGATGTTTCTCGTCCCTCTCTGCGTGAAGCCATCCAGCGGCTGGAAGCCAAAGGTCTATTGCTGCGTCGCCAAGGCGGCGGCACCTTCGTACAAACCAGCTTGTGGCAAAGTCTGAGCGACCCGCTCGTAGCACTGCTTGCCGATCACCCCGAATCTCAGTTTGATTTACTGGAAACCCGCCACGCGTTGGAAGGTATTGCTGCGTATTATGCGGCGCTAAGGGGAACGGAAGAGGATATACAGCGGATTCGCGATTGCCATACGGCCATTCAGCAGGCGCAGGATAGCGGCGATTTGGATGCGGAAGCCGATGCAGTAATGCAGTATCAGATCGCTGTCACAGAAGCAGCCCATAATGTGGTGCTTTTACATTTGCTGCGCTGTATGGGCCCTATGCTGGAACAGAATGTTCGTCAGAATTTTGAATTGCTCTACTCGCGCCGCGAAATGCTGGCGATAGTGAGCGGTCATCGCGCCAGTATTTTTGAGGCGATTGTGGCACGTGAACCGGAAAAGGCGCGCGAAGCCTCACACCGCCACCTGGCGTTTATCGAGGAAATCTTGCTGGACAGAAGTCGGGAGCAAAGTCGTAGAGAACGCTCCCTGCGTCGTTTACAGCAACGTAAGGAATAA
- the aceE gene encoding pyruvate dehydrogenase (acetyl-transferring), homodimeric type, producing the protein MSERLHNDVDPIETRDWLQAIESVIREEGVERAQFLIDQVLSEARKGGVSVAAGSANRDYINTIAVEDEPDYPGNTSLERRIRSAIRWNAIMAVLRASKKDLELGGHMSSFQSSATIYEVCFNHFFRARSEKDGGDLVYFQGHISPGVYARAFLEGRLTEEQMNNFRQEVHGNGLSSYPHPKLMPDFWQFPTVSMGLGPLGAIYQAKFLKYLEHRGLKDTSSQTVYAFLGDGEMDEPESKGAITIATREKLDNLVFIINCNLQRLDGPVTGNGKIINELDGIFGGAGWEVIKVIWGSRWDELLRKDTSGKLIQLMNETVDGDYQTFKSKNGAYVREHFFGKYPETAELVKDMSDDEIWALNRGGHDPKKIYAALKKAQSTKGKPVVILAHTIKGYGMGDSAEGKNIAHQVKKMNMDGVRYIRDRFNVPVDDANIEKLPYVTFEKGSEEHSYLHGQREKLGGYLPTRQAKFSEKLEMPQLSDFSSLLEEQNKEISTTIAFVRALNVMLKNQSIKDRLVPIIADEARTFGMEGLFRQIGIYSPNGQQYTPQDREQVAYYKEDEKGQILQEGINELGAGASWLAAATSYSTNNLPMIPFYIYYSMFGFQRIGDLCWAAGDQQARGFLVGGTSGRTTLNGEGLQHEDGHSHIQSLTIPNCISYDPAYAYEVAVIMHDGLVRMYGEAQENVYYYITTLNENYHMPAMPEGAEEGIRKGIYKLETVEGSKGKVQLLGSGSILRHVREAAQILAKEYGVGSDVFSVTSFTELARDGQDCERWNMLHPTDEPRVPYIAQVLSDAPAVASTDYMKLFAEQVRSYIPASDYRVLGTDGFGRSDSRENLRHHFEVDASYVVVAALGELAKRGEIDKKVVAEAITKFNIDADKVNPRLA; encoded by the coding sequence ATGTCAGAACGTTTACACAATGACGTGGATCCGATCGAAACCCGCGACTGGCTACAGGCGATCGAATCGGTCATCCGTGAAGAAGGTGTTGAGCGCGCGCAGTTCCTGATTGATCAGGTTCTCAGCGAAGCACGTAAAGGCGGCGTTAGCGTTGCCGCGGGTTCCGCTAACCGCGATTATATCAACACGATTGCCGTTGAAGATGAACCGGACTATCCGGGCAACACCTCTCTGGAGCGTCGTATTCGTTCAGCGATCCGCTGGAATGCCATCATGGCGGTTCTGCGTGCATCGAAGAAAGATCTGGAGCTGGGCGGCCATATGTCCTCTTTCCAGTCTTCCGCCACGATTTATGAAGTGTGCTTTAACCACTTCTTCCGTGCGCGTAGCGAAAAAGACGGCGGCGATCTGGTTTATTTCCAGGGCCATATCTCTCCGGGCGTCTATGCACGCGCCTTCCTTGAAGGCCGTTTGACCGAAGAGCAAATGAATAACTTCCGCCAGGAAGTGCACGGTAACGGGTTGTCCTCCTATCCGCACCCGAAATTAATGCCTGACTTCTGGCAGTTCCCTACCGTTTCCATGGGCCTTGGCCCCTTGGGCGCGATTTATCAGGCTAAATTCCTGAAGTATCTTGAGCATCGCGGCCTGAAAGACACATCGTCACAGACCGTGTACGCCTTCCTCGGCGATGGTGAGATGGATGAGCCGGAATCTAAAGGCGCGATTACCATTGCTACCCGTGAGAAGCTGGATAACCTGGTCTTCATCATCAACTGTAACCTCCAGCGTCTGGATGGCCCGGTCACCGGTAACGGTAAGATCATTAACGAACTGGACGGCATCTTTGGCGGCGCCGGTTGGGAAGTGATCAAGGTTATCTGGGGCAGTCGTTGGGATGAGCTGCTGCGTAAAGACACCAGCGGGAAACTGATCCAACTGATGAATGAAACCGTTGACGGTGACTATCAGACCTTCAAATCGAAAAATGGCGCTTACGTCCGTGAGCACTTCTTCGGTAAATATCCGGAAACCGCTGAGCTGGTGAAAGATATGTCCGACGATGAGATTTGGGCACTGAACCGTGGCGGCCACGATCCGAAGAAAATTTATGCGGCGCTGAAAAAAGCGCAGAGCACCAAAGGCAAGCCGGTGGTGATTCTGGCGCATACCATTAAAGGTTATGGTATGGGCGATAGCGCAGAAGGTAAGAACATCGCGCACCAGGTGAAGAAAATGAACATGGATGGCGTTCGCTACATCCGCGATCGTTTCAATGTGCCGGTAGACGATGCCAATATTGAAAAACTGCCGTATGTGACCTTCGAGAAAGGTTCTGAAGAGCACAGCTATCTGCACGGGCAGCGTGAAAAACTGGGCGGTTATCTGCCGACGCGTCAGGCGAAGTTCAGCGAGAAGCTGGAGATGCCTCAGTTGTCTGATTTCAGCTCACTGCTGGAAGAGCAGAACAAAGAGATCTCAACCACTATCGCTTTCGTCCGTGCCCTGAACGTGATGCTAAAAAATCAGTCGATCAAAGATCGTCTGGTGCCGATCATTGCCGATGAAGCGCGTACCTTCGGTATGGAAGGTCTGTTCCGTCAGATTGGTATCTACAGCCCGAACGGTCAGCAATACACGCCGCAGGACCGTGAGCAGGTTGCTTACTACAAAGAAGACGAAAAAGGCCAGATCCTGCAAGAAGGGATCAACGAACTGGGCGCAGGCGCATCCTGGCTGGCGGCGGCAACGTCTTACAGCACCAACAACCTGCCGATGATTCCGTTCTACATTTACTACTCCATGTTCGGTTTCCAGCGTATTGGCGACCTGTGCTGGGCGGCGGGCGATCAGCAAGCGCGCGGCTTCCTGGTAGGCGGTACCTCTGGTCGTACCACGTTGAACGGTGAAGGCTTGCAGCATGAAGATGGTCATAGCCACATTCAGTCGCTGACGATTCCGAACTGTATCTCTTACGACCCGGCGTATGCTTATGAAGTCGCAGTGATTATGCACGACGGTTTGGTGCGCATGTACGGTGAAGCGCAGGAAAACGTCTATTACTACATCACTACGCTGAACGAAAACTACCATATGCCTGCGATGCCGGAAGGCGCGGAAGAGGGTATCCGTAAGGGTATTTATAAACTCGAAACCGTTGAAGGCAGCAAAGGTAAAGTTCAGTTGCTGGGTTCCGGCTCGATCCTGCGTCATGTGCGCGAAGCGGCACAAATCCTGGCGAAAGAGTATGGCGTGGGTTCTGATGTGTTCAGTGTAACCTCGTTCACTGAACTGGCGCGCGACGGCCAGGATTGTGAGCGCTGGAACATGCTGCACCCAACTGATGAACCTCGTGTACCGTATATCGCCCAAGTGCTGAGCGATGCGCCAGCCGTTGCTTCGACCGACTACATGAAACTGTTCGCGGAACAGGTTCGCAGCTATATCCCGGCGAGCGATTATCGCGTATTGGGTACCGATGGCTTCGGGCGTTCTGATAGCCGTGAGAACCTGCGTCATCACTTCGAAGTGGATGCATCTTACGTGGTGGTTGCGGCGCTGGGCGAACTGGCTAAGCGTGGTGAAATCGATAAGAAAGTGGTTGCGGAAGCCATCACTAAATTCAATATCGATGCAGACAAAGTCAACCCGCGCCTGGCATAA